The following coding sequences are from one Candidatus Zixiibacteriota bacterium window:
- the purL gene encoding phosphoribosylformylglycinamidine synthase subunit PurL → MAYQQPEVTPEMVAAHGLTKEEHERIREILGREMTWTELGIFSVMWSEHCSYKNSIALLKTLPREGEALLAKAGEENAGAVDIGDGLAVVFKIESHNHPSAVEPYQGAATGVGGILRDIFTMGARPIAALDSLRFGLPDNPRVRYLVDGVVRGIGDYGNSFGVPTVAGEVCFDEAYTGNPLVNAMAVGLVRADRMASAVARGAGNALMIVGSKTGRDGIHGATFASEELSEKSQEKRPSVQIGDPFTEKLLVEATLEIIEQDLIVGIQDMGAAGITCSSSEMSAKGKAGVELHIERVPVREPHMTPYEILLSESQERMLVCVKKGKEDAVRAVFDKWGLDSTIIGHVTDDGLMTVRLDGQVVAQVPSRELVLGGGAPVYHRETRRPAYMDEIVRLDPRRYPLERDWNGTLAAMLAAPNICHKGWVFEQYDSMVRTNTAVGPGSDAAVLRIRKTHKALAMTTDCNGRYCYINPRLGAQSAVAEAARNIVCSGGQPLAITNCLNFGNPYKPEIYYGFAEAVAGMGEACRALGTPVTGGNVSFYNEDPRRAVFPTPTIGMIGLIEHTDHITTQWFKDEGDVVCLIGRNSDHLGASEYLHTIFGETRGAVAPLDLQFERRMQEVLLAAIRAGEIKSAHDAADGGLAVALAECCIARRERPIGAAITTGEDIRPDALLFGEAQSRVIVSCEPGRLANLGRRFERAQIPLRKIGTVGGDRLTIDTLVTMPLADMNDAWYNAMKRFMGEGQVTAPVRG, encoded by the coding sequence ATGGCGTATCAGCAGCCGGAGGTGACTCCGGAGATGGTTGCGGCCCACGGGCTGACTAAAGAGGAACACGAGCGGATCCGGGAGATCCTCGGTCGGGAGATGACCTGGACGGAGCTGGGGATATTCTCGGTCATGTGGTCGGAGCACTGCTCGTACAAGAACTCGATCGCGCTCTTGAAGACACTCCCGCGGGAGGGCGAGGCGCTCTTGGCCAAGGCGGGCGAAGAGAACGCCGGCGCGGTGGATATCGGCGACGGTTTGGCGGTCGTGTTCAAGATCGAGTCGCACAACCACCCCTCGGCGGTGGAGCCCTACCAGGGGGCGGCGACGGGCGTGGGGGGAATTCTGCGCGACATTTTCACCATGGGTGCGCGGCCGATCGCCGCGCTTGACTCCCTCCGCTTCGGGCTCCCGGACAACCCGCGGGTGCGGTATCTCGTCGACGGCGTCGTGCGCGGGATCGGCGACTACGGCAATTCGTTCGGCGTCCCGACAGTCGCCGGCGAGGTCTGTTTCGACGAGGCCTACACGGGCAACCCGCTGGTCAACGCCATGGCCGTCGGCCTGGTCCGAGCCGACCGGATGGCTTCGGCGGTCGCCCGCGGGGCCGGGAACGCGCTCATGATTGTCGGGTCGAAGACCGGCCGCGACGGAATCCACGGCGCGACGTTCGCCTCCGAGGAACTCTCCGAGAAATCGCAGGAGAAGCGCCCCTCGGTGCAGATCGGCGACCCGTTCACGGAAAAGCTGCTGGTCGAGGCGACCCTCGAGATTATCGAGCAGGACCTGATCGTGGGCATCCAGGACATGGGGGCGGCCGGGATCACCTGCAGCTCCTCGGAGATGTCGGCCAAAGGAAAGGCGGGGGTGGAACTGCACATCGAGCGCGTCCCGGTGCGCGAACCGCACATGACGCCGTACGAGATTCTCCTGTCCGAATCGCAGGAGCGCATGCTCGTGTGCGTGAAGAAGGGGAAAGAGGACGCGGTGCGCGCGGTCTTCGACAAGTGGGGGCTGGATTCGACGATCATCGGGCACGTCACCGACGACGGGCTGATGACGGTCCGGCTGGACGGGCAGGTGGTCGCCCAGGTACCGTCCCGGGAACTGGTGCTCGGCGGCGGCGCGCCGGTGTACCATCGGGAAACGCGGCGCCCGGCCTACATGGACGAGATCGTGCGGCTCGATCCGCGCCGGTACCCTTTGGAGCGCGACTGGAACGGGACGCTGGCGGCGATGCTGGCGGCGCCGAATATCTGCCACAAGGGGTGGGTGTTCGAGCAGTACGATTCGATGGTGCGCACGAACACGGCGGTCGGGCCGGGCTCGGATGCCGCCGTGCTGCGGATCCGCAAGACGCACAAGGCGCTCGCCATGACGACCGACTGCAACGGACGCTACTGCTATATCAACCCGCGCCTCGGCGCGCAGAGCGCGGTGGCCGAAGCGGCCCGCAACATCGTCTGCTCCGGCGGCCAGCCGCTGGCGATCACCAACTGCCTCAATTTCGGCAACCCCTACAAGCCGGAAATCTACTACGGGTTCGCCGAGGCGGTGGCCGGGATGGGCGAGGCCTGCCGGGCGCTCGGCACGCCCGTGACCGGAGGGAACGTCTCGTTCTACAACGAGGATCCCCGGCGGGCGGTGTTCCCGACGCCGACGATCGGGATGATCGGCCTGATCGAGCACACGGACCACATCACGACCCAGTGGTTCAAAGACGAGGGAGACGTCGTCTGCCTGATCGGCCGCAACAGCGACCACCTCGGGGCGAGCGAGTATCTCCACACGATCTTCGGCGAAACCCGGGGGGCGGTCGCGCCGCTCGATCTGCAGTTTGAGCGGCGGATGCAGGAGGTCCTCCTGGCGGCCATTCGCGCGGGGGAGATCAAGTCGGCGCACGACGCAGCGGACGGCGGGCTGGCGGTGGCCCTGGCCGAGTGCTGCATCGCCCGCCGCGAGCGCCCGATCGGCGCGGCGATCACCACCGGCGAGGACATCCGCCCCGACGCACTCCTGTTCGGCGAGGCGCAGTCGCGGGTGATCGTGTCGTGCGAACCCGGCCGCCTCGCCAATCTCGGGCGGCGTTTCGAGCGCGCACAGATCCCGTTGCGGAAAATCGGCACGGTGGGCGGCGACCGGCTCACCATCGACACGCTCGTGACGATGCCGCTCGCGGACATGAACGACGCCTGGTACAACGCGATGAAGCGGTTTATGGGAGAAGGGCAGGTCACGGCGCCGGTGCGGGGGTGA
- a CDS encoding UDP-2,3-diacylglucosamine diphosphatase — translation MALYVFSDAHLGSGAAEHENRKVAQIARLFELVRADGDRLVILGDLFDFWFEYRHAIPKDHHQVLFLLTDLVRRGIAVDYVSGNHDFWMDDFFATHIGVTVHRDHLDMAYGGRRLHLIHGDGLAPADRGYRLLKRILRHRFNIWLYRKLPPDWAIPLAKKVSGSSREYTSRRDHTFAKDYQAYAAQRIKAGFDVVVIGHLHIPVCTALGGGIYVNTGDFIHHFTYAKIADGAVTLERLA, via the coding sequence ATGGCGCTCTATGTTTTCTCGGACGCCCACCTCGGCTCCGGCGCGGCCGAGCATGAGAACCGCAAGGTGGCGCAGATCGCCCGGCTCTTCGAGCTGGTCCGGGCCGACGGCGACCGGCTGGTGATTCTCGGCGACCTGTTCGATTTCTGGTTTGAATACCGCCACGCGATTCCAAAGGACCACCACCAGGTGTTGTTCCTGCTGACCGACCTGGTCCGCCGGGGAATCGCGGTCGACTATGTGAGCGGGAACCATGACTTCTGGATGGACGATTTCTTCGCAACTCACATCGGGGTGACCGTTCACCGGGACCACCTCGACATGGCTTACGGCGGCCGGCGGCTGCACCTGATTCACGGCGATGGCCTCGCGCCGGCGGACCGCGGGTACCGGCTCCTCAAGCGCATTCTGCGCCACCGGTTCAACATCTGGCTGTACCGCAAGCTCCCCCCCGACTGGGCCATCCCGCTGGCCAAGAAAGTCTCGGGATCCTCGCGCGAGTACACCTCGCGGCGGGACCACACGTTCGCGAAGGATTACCAGGCGTACGCGGCCCAGCGGATCAAAGCCGGGTTCGACGTGGTCGTGATCGGCCACCTGCATATCCCGGTGTGCACGGCGCTCGGAGGGGGAATCTATGTCAACACGGGGGATTTCATCCACCATTTCACGTATGCGAAGATCGCGGACGGGGCGGTCACGCTCGAGCGGCTGGCGTAG
- a CDS encoding 3-isopropylmalate dehydratase, translated as MREITGTVVVAGDNITTDHICPAPCRGGKRADIVKSIFRECPALADKKLPAEAILIAGDSFGGGPEPALAASALLAAGVRCVIARSFPREFFRPAVNAGLALVTADLRGQLSEGDRISVNLRKGTVLRGEQEFPFGKYAERVARIVEQGGLVSAVRKELGKE; from the coding sequence ATGAGAGAAATCACCGGGACCGTCGTCGTCGCGGGCGACAACATCACCACCGACCACATCTGTCCGGCCCCGTGCCGGGGGGGCAAACGGGCCGACATCGTCAAGAGCATCTTCCGGGAATGCCCCGCGCTGGCGGACAAGAAGCTCCCGGCGGAAGCGATTCTCATTGCCGGCGACAGCTTCGGCGGCGGACCCGAACCGGCGCTCGCCGCGAGCGCCCTGCTCGCCGCCGGCGTCCGCTGCGTCATCGCCCGCAGCTTCCCCCGCGAGTTCTTCCGCCCCGCCGTCAACGCCGGTCTCGCCCTCGTCACCGCCGACCTCCGCGGGCAGCTGAGCGAGGGCGACCGCATCTCCGTGAACCTGCGCAAAGGAACCGTCCTCCGCGGCGAACAGGAATTTCCGTTCGGCAAGTATGCCGAACGCGTCGCCCGGATCGTCGAGCAGGGCGGCCTCGTCAGCGCCGTCCGCAAAGAACTCGGCAAAGAGTAG